Part of the Gramella sp. Hel_I_59 genome, ACTGCTTTCGTAAACTCCAGTTGCACGCCCATACCAGGTATCTAAGGAGAAGATATCTCCACCTTGTTGAACATCTACAAGGAAGTTTAGGGTTAGGTTTTTATATGAGATAGAATTAGATACACCACCTGTCCAGTCTGGTTGAATGTTACCAATTGTATAGTTAGCATTTGGTGTTCTTTCATAATAACCGGCGTCGGTAATTAAGCGGTTGCCATTTTCATCGTATACATAAGCTGAACCTCTAATAGCGCCATAAGGCTCTCCAGGAACGGCGTTAATTGAAATCCCACCTTGAGGACTAGCTAGTTGTAATACGTCGATACCGTCTTCAAGTTCAAGAACCTCACTTCTGTTTCTTGCCCAGTTAATATTCATGTTCCAGTTAAAGTCTTCAGTTCTTACCGGATTTAAGTTTAAAGAGACTTCAAACCCTTTATTTTCAATTGTACCAGCATTTAAAAGCTTAGTAGCGAAACCAGTTGCGGTAGATACCGGTACCGGGGTAATTTGGTTCTCTGTTTGAGAGTTGTAGTAAGATACATCAAAACCTACTCTTCTGTCAAAGAAGTTCGCTTCAATACCTACTTCGTAAGATTTCATACGCTCAGGATCTAGAGCCCGGTTAGCCAACTGAGAGTTGTTACTTGCCCATCCAGCAGATCCAAACGGCGCTGAGATTTGGTAAGTATTAAAAACTCTATAAGGGTCTGTATCATTACCTACCTCTGCATAGTTAGCTCTTAGCTTAGCAAAACTTAACCAGTTAGCATCTATTAAATTAGAAAGAATTACACTGGTAGAAATTGATGGGTAGTAAAAAGTATTGTTTTCTTTTGGAAGGGTAGAAGAACGGTCTCTTCTTATAGTACCTTCTAAGAAATAAGTGTCTAGATAACCTACTCCTGCTCTGGCGTAAACACCGTCTAACATTCTATCACTTTCGTATTCAAGAGGCGGGTTTAATGGAGATGCTGAGTTGCTCAATGCATAAAAACTTGGAGCATTAAGGCCACCATTGGTAGACGCTCTAATAAAACTGCTTTCGTTTCTACGAAGGTTCACACCTAAATTACCGTCGAGGTTAAGGTCTTCTGTAATATCCTTATTAAAATTAAAGATAAGATCGTAGTTATATTCAGCGGCTCTGTTGTTAAATCTTCTGTAGTAACCTACACCAACACTTCCTTTGTTTTTTCTTTCTTCCTGTAGCTCATCAAAAGTATCAAAAGAGAATCTACCTAGAACACTAAACACATCATTTATTTCGTAGTTAAGGTTAACGTTACCAAAATATCTGTTACGAGTATCTGTTGAATAATTTTCGTAAAGTGTCCAGTAAGGGTTATCAGTATAAATAGGAGTAAGGTTATCTGGTCCATTAGCGTTCCATGTAATGTTTTCTCCTGTAGCAAAATAAGCTGCTCTTTGGTCGTAAATATCTACGTTAGCTTGATTCCACTGTCTAAAAGATTGCATAATGTTTAGCTCACTATAACCAGTACCATATCTACCTTTACCGTCTGTTTTGGTATAGGTAATGTTCGCTTGTGCAGAAAATTTATCGGTAAATTCATGCTCACCGCTAAACTTTAAAGTATTTCTTTTTATCTGGCTGTTTGGTAAGTTACCCTGTTGGTTGAAGTTTGTACCACTTAACCTAAACGAACTTTTATCTGTGCCGCCATCTAAAGCAACAGAGTTAATCATAGTATAACCTGTTTCCCAAATAGCGTTAGGATTATTTTCTCCGGCTACCCATGGAGTTGCTTGCTGGTAGAAATCATAATCTGTTCCTTCTAACTGCGGATAAATAGAATTCCACTGGTATATTGGTTGACCGTCGAATCTAGCACCAAAAGAAGCATCTTCAGTAAAAGGAGTTACTTGATCAAGATTTCCATCGCCATCTACATCATATAGATTAAAGTATTGGTCACCATCTGGTCCATAACCTCTTAAGTAACCAGCACCGTATTCGTCTTGATATTCTGGAAGGGTTTCCATGTCTGCGTGAGTAGTCATAAGGGTAGAGCTAACAGAAACTCCAATTCCTTTTCCCTTGCTACCTTTTTTAGTCTCAATAATTATCGCTCCGTTTGCCGCTCTGGCGCCATATAATGCAGTCGCTGCCGCACCTTTAAGGATGTTAATAGAAGCAATGTCATTTGGGTTAATGTCAGAAGCAGCGTTACCGTAATCGTAACCACCTCTACCTGCGTCCTGGCCCGTTCTGTTAGTATTCGCGTTACTTACCGGCGTACCATCAATAACGAATAATGCCTGGTTGTTTCCTGTTAATGAGGAGCTACCACGAATAACTACGTTAGATGAACCTCCCATAGTACCAGTAGATGATACCTTAAGCCCGGCAACTTTACCAGAAAGGGAGTTTACGAAGTTCTGGGTAGGTACATCAGAAACTTCACTACCATCTACTTCCTGTGTAGCGTAACCAAGAGATTTTTTCT contains:
- a CDS encoding SusC/RagA family TonB-linked outer membrane protein, whose product is MKTKFSSILTLLLAFVVQITFAQERSITGTVTDSDGLPLPGVNVLIKGTGTGTQTDFDGNYSITGQQGDILVFSFVGLKEVEYAISSTDQIDVVMEQDSAQLDEVVVTALGIKREKKSLGYATQEVDGSEVSDVPTQNFVNSLSGKVAGLKVSSTGTMGGSSNVVIRGSSSLTGNNQALFVIDGTPVSNANTNRTGQDAGRGGYDYGNAASDINPNDIASINILKGAAATALYGARAANGAIIIETKKGSKGKGIGVSVSSTLMTTHADMETLPEYQDEYGAGYLRGYGPDGDQYFNLYDVDGDGNLDQVTPFTEDASFGARFDGQPIYQWNSIYPQLEGTDYDFYQQATPWVAGENNPNAIWETGYTMINSVALDGGTDKSSFRLSGTNFNQQGNLPNSQIKRNTLKFSGEHEFTDKFSAQANITYTKTDGKGRYGTGYSELNIMQSFRQWNQANVDIYDQRAAYFATGENITWNANGPDNLTPIYTDNPYWTLYENYSTDTRNRYFGNVNLNYEINDVFSVLGRFSFDTFDELQEERKNKGSVGVGYYRRFNNRAAEYNYDLIFNFNKDITEDLNLDGNLGVNLRRNESSFIRASTNGGLNAPSFYALSNSASPLNPPLEYESDRMLDGVYARAGVGYLDTYFLEGTIRRDRSSTLPKENNTFYYPSISTSVILSNLIDANWLSFAKLRANYAEVGNDTDPYRVFNTYQISAPFGSAGWASNNSQLANRALDPERMKSYEVGIEANFFDRRVGFDVSYYNSQTENQITPVPVSTATGFATKLLNAGTIENKGFEVSLNLNPVRTEDFNWNMNINWARNRSEVLELEDGIDVLQLASPQGGISINAVPGEPYGAIRGSAYVYDENGNRLITDAGYYERTPNANYTIGNIQPDWTGGVSNSISYKNLTLNFLVDVQQGGDIFSLDTWYGRATGVYESSVGLNELGNPKRNPLFNPDLEPGDPGYISEAEQGGVILDGVQGDVSYNNDGTYEVTNTSENTVRARTDYFGNPFGYGRDANEGHIYDASFVKLREASLTYNFGSKFIDATPFTNASLSLIGRNLWIIHKNIPYSDPEAGLSSGNIQGYQSGAYPAVREIGASLKFNF